One window of the Papaver somniferum cultivar HN1 unplaced genomic scaffold, ASM357369v1 unplaced-scaffold_115, whole genome shotgun sequence genome contains the following:
- the LOC113329142 gene encoding uncharacterized protein LOC113329142, whose product MEFSSSVGSLVALTIALSMILQMQTVAAISCDAGETNITIPSDITHCRRDIQIACQLQGRVVSKVELNAFPPKNLIRDRICSGCCQLPLPCPTKPPVNWQTCPDTDINKSFELVASKNDCHRCQDGCKTRCDNIGARVVDQICGYRQTPAAFLGLICTCCCRAKTPAITPLPPPPTPASVNICRPAEIYVAFLLSGSRVCSDCSAECEQKCSGMGPVALQQCTEGSSSRECKCCCEDAATTN is encoded by the exons ATGGAGTTCTCATCATCTGTGGGGTCTCTTGTCGCCTTGACGATCGCTTTATCGATGATTTTAC AGATGCAAACAGTGGCAGCTATATCCTGTGACGCTGGTGAAACTAATATTACAATTCCATCGGATATTACTCATTGTCGAAGGGACATTCAAATCGCATGTCAGTTACAGGGCAGAGTAGTGTCGAAGGTAGAGTTAAACGCCTTTCCTCCTAAAAACCTTATACGGGATAGGATATGCTCGGGATGTTGCCAATTACCCCTCCCATGTCCAACGAAACCTCCAGTCAACTGGCAGACATGTCCAGACACGGATATTaataaatcatttgaactagttgccaGCAAGAACGATTGCCATCGTTGTCAAGATGGCTGCAAAACTAGATGTGATAATATAGGAGCTAGAGTGGTCGATCAGATTTGCGGGTATAGACAAACACCAGCTGCGTTTCTTGGATTAATCTGCACATGTTGTTGTCGGGCAAAAACACCGGCAATTACTCCACTCCCTCCCCCTCCAACGCCAGCTTCGGTTAATATTTGTAGACCCGCAGAAATTTATGTTGCATTTCTGCTATCCGGCTCTCGTGTCTGCAGTGATTGTTCAGCTGAGTGTGAACAGAAATGTTCTGGTATGGGTCCAGTAGCGCTGCAACAGTGTACGGAAGGATCTTCTTCAAGAGAGTGCAAGTGTTGTTGTGAAGACGCCGCCACCACTAACTAG